The following are from one region of the Vanessa atalanta chromosome 5, ilVanAtal1.2, whole genome shotgun sequence genome:
- the LOC125064414 gene encoding uncharacterized protein LOC125064414, which produces MLLKIQLCFIFSFPSHIVHGEDLDIIVKLNTKDIINELKSEISYNYWSKLVEVFAKNAAQSFINEIKNNKLPTPVTELINEHKIGRVNPLYVKNTLLSEEKAYKLLKEPAPDGDAPGWHSVELSDEEDSPKKNKGIPLYGLTKINGIYVRRLLGLLI; this is translated from the exons ATGTTGTTGAAAattcaattatgttttatattttcatttccatCTCATATTGTCCACGGAGAGGATTTAGATATAATCGTAAAACTTAATACGAAAGACATCATAAATGAACTAAAGTCTGAAATTTCATATAACTACTGGTCGAAGTTGGTTGAAGTTTTCGCGAAAAATGCCGCTCAGTCTTTTATCAATGagattaagaataataaacttCCAACTCCAGTGACTGA aTTAATAAACGAGCACAAAATAGGTCGAGTTAATCCgctatatgttaaaaatactttactaaGCGAAGAAAAAGCATATAAACTTTTGAAGGAACCTGCGCCAGATGGTGATGCTCCGGGCTGGCATTCCGTCGAACTAAGTGATGAAGAGGACTCACCTAAAAAGAACAAAGGCATACCCTTATATGGATTGACTAAAATCAACGGAATATATGTAAGAAGACTATTAGGTCttctaatttag